Below is a window of Rattus rattus isolate New Zealand chromosome X, Rrattus_CSIRO_v1, whole genome shotgun sequence DNA.
ACCAGTTTTGTTGTGCCAGAATTTAGGGTTTAAGACATTTCTGTTCATTTATATGACTTAAATACAATGGGTTTATATGGGCCTTAAATTAGCAGGGTCCAGATGCCAGCACAAAATCAAGAAACTCAAGATGATTATAATTATCATAGCGGggagcagaaagaaaacattgtcCATAGTGAGCTGATCCATTAATTTTCAGTTCAAGCAAAGTGAATTTTATAGTTTCATGACTCATATAGACACTGGTAATGGCTAACAAAAAGAAGTGTTTCTAGGTATGAAATAGACTTATAAAAACAACTACTCCATTTTTATTTGCTCtatataaatgaaagaaatattaaaataaatgaaaattttaactgGGTTATGGCAAAAGGCAATCTCAGCCATGAATCAGTTTGTAGACTTGAGTcagtttgcagacccagaaccTTCTGTATGAAGGGGTGTCCAAGTTCTCCTGAAAAAGGATCTTGCTAAAATGCCAGAATTTCTCCATCCCTTTGCCCAGAGGGACCTACAGATTTTCTCATGGTAATTATATACCAGGAAAAAGGAAGTAATCAGACTTTCTGAGGTCTATTGGATAGTGGTTCTGAATTAACACTGGTTCTTTGTTTGGGGAGGTCCCAAGAAATATTGTGGATATGGGTTCTGAATTGATGCTAATTCTGGAAGACCTCAAGAAGCCTTCTGACTCTCCAGTTAAAATAGTGGCTTGTGGAGGAGGATAGAGGACTAATAGAGTTTTGGCTGATATCAGATTTCCAATAGGTCTAGTAGGCTATTAATTTATCATCTGGTTATTTCTCCAGTCCAAGAACCTATAGTTGTAGTATATAACTTGGAAGTTTgcagaattctcacattggttcccAGACTTGTAGAGTGAAGTTATTCTAGTAtggttggaaaggctaaatggaaaACTTTAGAGATGACACTGCTAAAGAAAATAATGAGTGAAAAACAGACTCACAGTCCTGAGTAATTGTAGAAATTAGTGTAAAAAGGCAGAGGTGGTGGTTCATGATACATGTGCCTTTAGCTCTACTATTTTACTATTGTGGAAGGCAGATTGTTCATGGAAGTTGACAGTTGTCTATCAAAAACTCAGTCAAGTAGTAACTTCATTTGCATCTCTAAGTACATGGGTATGTATACAGCTATTGATGCAGGAAATGCTTTTTTCTCTACCTATCCATTATGACCACCAGATGCAATTTGCTTTCATTTGCCAAGGTCAGAAGCTACCTTTACATTTATGttaagaatatattaaatatccAGCCCTGTGTCATAACTTAGTTTGAAAGTTTCTTGGTTGTCTGTCTCTTCCTTAAAATACATTGATTTAATATACTGACAGACAGCATTATTATGATTGGATCAATTAGGCAGGTGGTAGTAACCACTTTGGACTTGTTGGTAACACATATTGCATAGAAGATGAGAAATAAATCCAACAAAAATTCAAGGACTTTATACCACAGAGAAATTCTTGAGAGTCTAGTAGTGCACAACATGAGATATATTCTTTTAAAGGTGAAAGATAAGTTGTTCAACTTGTCCCCTTCAATCACCAAGAAATAAGCATAATGTTTAGATGACCGACTTGGTTACTGGAGACAGTGTATTCATTACATGGAGATGTTACATAAATTCCAAGTGACTTAGTAAGTGTCTATCTTTGAGAGAGACTTATAACAGCAGAAGGCTCTTCTACATGTCTAGGCTGCTGTGCAGGATGCTTTCCTACTTGGACCATGTAATACAGCAAACCTGATAGTATTAATTACAGAATATACAGAATATAACTTTTAGATTTTGTAGTGAGGTTCTACAATCACTTCTgcataattattttcctttttttaaaatttttttccatctttattaacttgagtatttcttatttacatttcgaatgttattccctttcctagtttccgggccaacatcaccctaacccctccccctctccttccatatgggtgttcccctccgcatcctccccccattaccgccctccccccaacaatcatgtcactgggggttcagtcttggcaggaccaagggcttccccttccactggtgctcttactaggctactcattgctacctatgaggttggagccctgggtcagtccatgtatagtctttgggtagtggcttagtccctagaagctctggttgcttggcattgttgttcatatggggtctcaagccccttcaagctctttcagtcctttctctgattccttcaacggggttcccgttctcagttcagtggtttgctgctggcattagcctatgtatttgctgtattctggttgtgtctcccaggagagatctacatcctgttcctgtccgcctgcacaagcattttccttttaagaaacAACTCTTAGCCTAATATTGAGCCTTAGTGAAAACTGAAGACTTGGCAAAAAAACTCTGAAGTTACCAGTTATTCTGAGCTGCCTATCATGAGCTTGAGGTTATCACACCTACGAAGTCATAAAATATGACAAGGACAATAGAATCTATTATCAAATGAAAGTAATAAATATGCAATTGGATCTAAGAAAAGCCATAAGGCCAAAGTGATAGGAAGAATTTACATAAATGTCTATGATTTTTAATTCTGTTGCAATGATGTCTTCTGCCAATGATGCACATATAGACTCATGGGGTATGTAATATGATAGTTGACTGCAGAAGAGAATATTAGAGCCTGGTTTCTGATGTTCTACACGTTAGCACATACAGAAGTAGACAGATACAACATTATAACTCCTTTCTGGGACAGCTTCAAGGGATTCCAATTAATGGAAATCTTCATAGTGGGCATTGCTTAAGACCCAATCATAAGTATATGCAAATCAGCAATTTAGTAATTGTTAATGGTGCCAAATCATATTTTAGAATAAAGagaatatattcaaaaataatgctgaaaaaatgtacatatgtatagtaATTAAATTAGACTTACATCTACATCTTTCACAAAAACTAACTCAAAACATGtcaaagaccaaaatgtgaaaaCTGAAATACTGgaacaagtaaaacaaaacatacacGTACCCTTTATTATATGGGTATagaaaaggactttctgaatTGCATTTGAACAAGAATTGAGGTCaacaattaaaaattgaatatcataaaaattaaaaggcttCTGAGCAGCTAAAGGAACAATTATTTAGATGAAAAGGAATTCAACAGAAGTTGATCTTTGCCGGCTATAAATTTGTGAGGAAAATAATATctagaaaacataaagaactcaaaaaagacTCACAactaaacagacaaataaatgaaatgtcttCATCCAAGCTTCCCCTCAGGGCCCATGGAGCTCTGCAGAAGCGAGGtagaaaggttgtaagagccagaCCATATAACattcaagaagttggaagaccaaagtgtcaatgcttcaatccttcttagtgGGGAAACAAATATGCACAGGAGGAAAAACatggacaaagtgtggagcagagactgaaggaaaggccatcaagggactgccacacatggggatccatcccacatacagacaccaaacccagtcactattgccaagaagtgcttcctgactgaagccagatatgggtgtttcctgagaggcactaccagagtcctactgatacagatgaggatgcttatagccaaccatcatactaagcacagggaccccaatggaagagttaggggaaggactgaaggataatggcaaccccataggaagaacccccatatcaaccaaccagacaccccagagctcccagggaataaactaccaaccaaagagtacatatggagtgacccatggctcctacctcatatgtagcagaggatggccttgtcaggcttCAGTGAGAGGggttctgtgaaggctagatgcttcagtgtaggaaaatgccagggcagggaggtggggggagagtgAGGGTTGTTGgtggagcaccttcatagaaacaggggaagggggatgagatgggagtttccagaggggaaacagggaaaggggatgacatttgaaatataaactttaaaaaattcaataaaaaagaaataaaaagaaagaggcacCAATTAACTTCTAAAAAAACTAATacaactaaaaaacaaaatgttacaGAAATTTAACAAAAGAGAAGAGCCAAAGGTGATGGTTGACTCCGAGGAAATTGTGCCCCTCAACACAAATGgtctgatgcacatatgaactaaCAGATTGTGGCAGTATACACAGGCCCAATAGAGAGGTTCAAACCAGATCATCTATCAATACTGAGAGGGGGTCTTAGACTAGTCCTACCATTCAAATGTATAAATTTATCCCCGACATCCTAGAAATAGAAGACTTAATTTTCTTTAACACAGTGTCAAATTGCAAATCAAAATTGATTTAAGAATCCCTTttaccctagtcagaatggcaaagaccAATAAAAGAGGTGAATACAAATAATGGAAGGAGTGTTGACCACAGGGAACACTCATTCACCCTTAGTGGAATGACAAACTAGCTCAACAACAACAGCTATCCGTGTAGAGAACTATTAAAAAGCTAAAACTAAATTTTTCCTATGTCTCAGCTACACTACTTCTTGGCTTATGCCCAAAGTACTAATTTCAGAGACATTCAATCATGTTTGACTGCTCTATTTATCAAAGCTAGAAAATAGCAAAatcctaaatgtccttcaaccaaTGAATTTATAATAACATGATAAATATATACTAAGGAATACtatttagctgtaaagaaaaaatgaaatcagttttttttttaataaatcaatgAATCTGTAAAAGATCATGGTAAGCCTGACCCAGAAAGAAAACTTGACATGTTTTCCTCAATGGATATTTCTAGCTTCAGATTTGAGTATATATCACAGAGTAACTACAGAAATAAGGAAATTCATGTGTACCGTTGACAAGTTATGGGGTTTAGAGAGCAATAAAGAGGGGAATAACAGGGAGCACTGATCTGATCAGTGGAATGAGAAAAGGAGCATTCTAATtaagaatggaggaagaaaataaatataaaggaaggatgaagggagTAAAAGATAGTAATGCTTTATAAATTCATAAGGAACCAATGTATTTactctttatataaaaatttaaaaacacaacacaTATAATTCTATGtagaaaacatcaaagaaaatgttaaatctttaGATACAAATTATCCAGATAATGAGGGACACCATGAAAATACCAAATCTAAGACTAATTGTAATAAAGGAAGACCCAGGAAATATTGTCAACAAAATCATAGTGGAAATTTTTATAACCTAAAGAAGAAGAGCTCTAGAAAAgcacaagaagcatacagaacatcaaatagatcTGACCTGAAAGGAAAGTCCCTTTGCTACATAATTATCAAACACTAAACctataaaacaatgaaagaatattaaaacgcTGCAAggataaaaaaaagtaataaataaatgcagttaTGTTAGAATTACaactgacttctcaatggagactgtAAAAGATAGAAGAATGTGGACAGATATGCTGCAGAATCTgaaagaccacagatgccagacTACTGCACCAAGCAAAAGTTCAATCAACATagttggagaaaataagatattccatgaaaaagtcacatttaattaatatttatgtataaatttatCCTTAGAAGGAAATCTCAAACCAAAAGAGTTCTAAAACCATGAAAAGACAGGGAACAAATAATCTAAGATGGTCataatcaaacaaatagaagcatgtggaaacaccaccaccaacaccattaCCATGACCAACAAACAGAAATCAATGATCATCGGTTATCAATATCACTCAAAATCAATAGATTCCATTTCCCAATAAAATGGGAACTAACAATGGATGCAAAACCAGGATCAATACTTCTCTTGGATCCAAGAAATACATCTTAATATCAAGGATAAATATTACCTCAGGGTTGGAAAACAGATATCCCAAGCAAATGGAATTAAGAAGCAAGATGGAatagacattttaatatataacaaGATATATGTAAAGCCAAAAATTATCATAAGACATAGGAAATAATATACTCAAAGTGTCTTTCCTGATCTGGTATCATTTTATTGGTGTCTAAATATTGTGAAtatggagaaagttccatgagctgCACTGAAGAAGGACTATTCTTATCATCATTGTATGGACTATTCttatcatcatcatatcatcatgcTCATCAAAGAAACAATCCAATAGAATGACTTTACAACTATTAACTTCTATGTGCAAGCAAAAATACACCCAAGATTGTAAAAGAAGCAGTAGAACAACTTAAATTACATATTGACATACACATAATGACAGTGGGGACACTTAAATAAACCACTCTCGCCAATCAACAAGCCATTGAGataaaactaatcagaaaaatGCTAGAGGTAACAGAcataaacaaaatgattttaacaatatgtacagaacatttcactcaggcataaaagaatataccttctttagTGCACCTaatgaaactttctccaaaattgataaTATTTAAACACCAATATAATCTTACCAGATACAGGAAAATTGAATCCACATTCTGAATCATATTAGATAGACCACCACAGGTTAAAGCAGAATATTACAATGTCAGAAAGCTTATAATCTCATGGAATCTGAGCAACTCTTGACTGAATAAAAAATTGAGTTATGAcagcaataaagatagaaattaaaagACAGTAAAgttgaatagaaaataaataatggcCAAACTCATTTAACACAATAAAATCCGTATAAGAGAAAACTTCATAGCACTAAGTTCattgatgggtgtgtgtgtgtgtgtgtgtgtgtgtgtgtgtgagagagagagagagagagagagagagagagagagagagagagagagagagagaggctgaagcaATCTCATGATCTCATATTGGGAAATAATAGCACAACTAAAAGCTGTATCACAGTAAGAAAAAGTCAGACCCAATAAGAGTAGAcacaaagaaataatcaaactcagagctgaaatcaataaaatagaagcaaagagaaaatataaagaatcgGGGAAACTAAGAGTGGTTCTATGTGAAAGTCAGTAAGACTGACAAAACCTTATATGAATTAACTAAaatcatgagaaaaaaatccaaactaacaaaaccagaaatgaaaaggggggtATAACAAGAGGAACTGATGAAATCCAAAGTATATTTaggacaaaattttaaaaaatgacatcaaaaAATAGGATAATCCaggagaaatgaataatttttctaGTTACCACTTAAAAAAGTTGAATAAAGACCTTacaagcaatttaaaaataactatagtccatagtgaaatagaagcagtaattaaaagtctctcagCCAGAAAATGCACAAGGTCAGATGGTTTTATTGCATAATTCTTCAAGACACTAAAGAAGAATTAAAGCCGATGTTCCTGAGATtattctacaaaagagaaacagaagaagcatcaTGCAATTCATTTTATAAGACCATAGTAACCCTGATTCCAAAACCACATAAACatccaacaaaaaaaagagaattgtAGATCAATTAACTTTATggatatagatgcaaaaataataaaatacttgcaatcctaatccaagaacatatcaaaatgaccATGGGCCATGATTAAGTAGACTTTATCCAGGAGATTCAAGGATggtacaaaatacaaaaaatctGTTACTGTAatctatcatataaacaaacaaagacaaaatccacatgatcatcttattagatgcagaaaagacctTTTGCAAAATCCAATACTCTTTTACAATGAAAGTTCTGGAGATATTAAGGATAAAAGATACTTACCCATACATTATAAAGTCAAATTATAGCAAGTCTATAGCCAACATaaatttaaatggagagaaacttaaagagaTTCCACTAAAATCATAAGCAAGACAAGAATGACCAATCCCTTCATATTTATTAAGTGGAGTACATGAAGTCTAAGCTAGAGTAATAAGACATCTGAAGGAGATCAAGAcaacacaaattggaaagaaaaattaaaatatatatgaagatgatatgatagtgacTCTAAAAATTCCACCTGGGAAatcctacagctgaaaaacactttcagcaaaaatAGCAGATGCTAAATTAATTCCCCCCAAATCAGTATTccttctatatacaaatgacaaactgagaaagaaatcaggaaaacatctTTCACCGTAGCCTCAAATAATCTGAAACATCTTGCAGTAAATCTAACAAAGTGCAAGTCTTGtagaataaaaactttaaatctttaaagaaagttattgaagaagatatcagaagaatgAAAAATCTCCAATGCTCATTGGATGGTACAATTAACTTAGTAATACTGGTAACCCTGGCaatacaatctacagactcaatgcaatccccatcaaacatACAAGACTATTCCTCACAGAACTTGAAAGGACAAATTtcaaatggacacagaaaatatttgaatatctaaaacaaactgaataataaaataattctgattTTATGACTGTCACCTatttcaagttgtattacaaagctgtaataatcaaaacaatttgACATCAGAATAAAACAGACAGATTGcccaatggaatggaattgatgATACACAGattaatacacatgcacatgggtaCCTGATCCTTTAATTAGAAGTCAGAAATACACAATGTAAATAGAAAGTATGTTGAACAAGTGATGCTGCTCAGACTGAATTTCTGGATATAGAAGAATATagatagatccatatttataacCCTCCTCAAAATTAAAGTCTACAGGGATCAATACCACACACATTGAatctgataaaagagaaaattgatAATAGCTGTGAATTCATTGGTACAGAAAAAGAGTTACTGTTTAACAGAGATGGCACTAATAGCACAGGCACcaagataattaattaatatatgggacaataaaactaaaaaccaTGTGCAAGCCAAAGAACAGTGTAATTGGGCAAAGCTGTAGTGCAATACCCTGTGACCTATAGTGCTATCTTTTGTGCATAATACACTAGGGGAACGGTGTCACAAAACTTGTGGGAAGTATCAATCATTAACTGATTTTACATGAGTCCCACATCACAAGATATAACCTATATTAACACTGCTTAGGCtaccaagaaacagaaagcagatagCCCAGACTAAAATCAAATACTGTTATCTTTTTAATTTGTGAAAAATTCCTCTTCATTATATTCTGCTATATGTAGAGATGAGTGTCTTGCCCTGCcatcgtcagagaagcttcttcctgcagcagacgggaaaaaatacagagacccacagacactGCACAGAGTGGATGAGAACCCTTAGAACAAAGGTTCTAAAAGTtttgtctccatcaaatcccttccttTAAATCTCAGGGAGTCTGTGGAATAGGAGGTGGAAAGAATTCACGAGCCAGATGAACAGAGGATGCCAAGAGAACCATGCCCTTTAAATCTACTGAACAAAGCtgatatgagctcacagagaatgAAGTAGCTAGCAGATGGCCTACTCAATTCTGCACAAAGTcctctatgtatatattatagctttcacTTTAGAATTTTTATGGGAGTGTGAACAAGTAGCTGTCTGATTTTTTGTGTCTTCCATTGGGGCTCTTTCgtttttgttggttttccttGTCTAACTTTATAgttatggagtgtgtgtgtgtgtgtgtgtgtgtgtgtgtgtgtgtgtgtgtgtgcctgattttattttatcttataatttattttgttatgtctTGTTGTCTTTTAGAAACccactctttttaaaagaaatacaaaaaagtaATTGGCGCAAATGTGGTGGGATGAAGGGAGCACCTGGAAGCAGTTGGGGGGGGCTGTAattaggatatattgtatgataaatgattctattttcaataaaaggaaaaaaagtatttgaaactttaaaaaattgagaaaatCTTTAAGCTTCTAACTTAGCTCAGTGTTTAAAACATGAATCTATAACATGTCAATATTAATAGGTAAGTATTTTCAATGACAAAATGAACTTTATTACAATAATACAGGGGATATACTTCCACCCATAATTTAAATGTGTGAAATTACTCAATGTAAATACCTCTTTACAAATCCTATGATAACATTGGCCATACCGAGAATTATGTCAGACTTTCTGATTTAATACAGGGTACAAAGCATGTAGCCATGGAATTGGATTCTAGAAGCATATTTATGCTCCTCGGTATGTGCAGAATAAAGAAAGGCCCATGAGGCTACACATTTTACAGTGTATCTTCCTATCTCCTTCAAAAGAAATAGAGCCATTTAAACAGTGGAATTGTTTCTGCCTACTGTTGTATAAATGGCACACTGCTATCAATGGCTGTATAAAGATTTATCAAGCTGGTTCCCTATTTCTTTGATATCTTTTGTAAGCTAACCCCAAAGCCAGACAGGAGGAAACTTCATTAACAGTGGAATTACCTGAGGTCTTTGGTAATTCTGTATATGCAGGGTCATCTTCTCCTCTGGTCTCAAGTTCACTAGTGCCATCAGTCACAGAATCATAGGTCACTATTGCATGCTTGCTATCATGTTCAAACTCAGatgttttggctcttttgttaCTGGGACCTGCTTTGTCACTGCTATGTGTGGATGTATTACTGCAGGACGGTAAACTGTCATTATTACTTTCCAATCCACTAGTAGTTCTAATTGGCTGCTCTTCTCTGTGTTGGACACTGTTTGTGGTCATTATCTCCTGTCCTCTTTTGATAATAAGACTACAAGCTGGTTGGGTTTTATACTTCCTTTTGCCTAATCGTTTCTGTCTAGAAGAATTCTTTTCCTTACAAACTGGAAACATTTTGCTGATTAGTTCATCCAATTGAGGGTCTGGATTTAATGACCTTTTTGAAATTAGTTTTCTCCTGCAGACAGGGCATTCCTTGTTTCCTAACCTAAGTGCTGTGATGATGCAGTCCTTACAAAATCGGTGGAAACAGGACTTTGTAATCCTGGTGTTCTTTAGTGTATCTAAGCAAATTGGACACTTGAAGTTATTATTCTCATCACTCTGTAAAGCCACAGTTTCCAAGTCATTTGTAGTTCTCTTCTGAGGTGTTCCTAGTAATTCCTGTGAACTGTGTTTTGATGTTGCTCTTTCTGGTTGTGTTTCCTTTGTATGATTGCTCTGTGACATGATGGCTTCTGAAAGAGCCTGAGGCTCCTCTGGTCTCAGATTGGGCTGGACTAGGgattttgcattgtttttctcTGGTATCTCCAATCACCAATGAACATCATTTTACTCAGGTGTATTTTATGCATGCAAAAACCTATAaagagtaaaaatataaaaaatgttagctgaataaaatgaataatcaGTTATGTAGTCTGACAAAATTCATCTCAAAAAAGCAGAATTGttggcttgggagatggctcagtagttaacagcactaactgctcttaagagatcttgagttcaattcccagtaacaaCACGGTGTCCCTCAtgtataaagggatctgatgcccacctCTGTATACAGATAGAGAACTCATTcataaaccattttttaaaaggtatagATTGTTAAACTAGATTTATCTCCATGAAATACATTTGAAGAAATATTAatcaagacacagaaaaaaattaaaaaggaaataataactTGACTAAGTAAATTAAAAGGAATTTTTAACAGTAAACTTAAAAAGCAATGAAATTATTACATGCTGAGGAATAAAGGGAAAATCctacccctagacaaagaactacatgcAAATAATGACCATtgagcagagggggaggggaggacaccTGGTGTCCCCAGCAGTGAGCTCTCTatttggttatccaatacaaagtAGTCAGgcctgaaaccatatacacacaaaaagtaCTCACtatgtatgtttacatatttatgaatatgtCTAAATTTGTCAAGGGATGAAAGGTAATTTGCAGGTAGAGAAATAATTTGTATGGAGTGAATATGTTCAGAGTATGTTATATACTTGAAAGGCTTCATGAAACCCATCAGTATGTATGCAAAAttcaaatcaataaaaagaatatcTTGGAAATGCTAGCAAGCCCTACATGATGTTATTAGCTGTGTCTGAGAAAATGTTAACACTTTACCTACATTGAGTGGATGCATCTTTGTAGTTGCATTTAGACTGTCCACAATAGGACACTGTGAAGAGTACTCCCATAAGCTGTTCTTTATTTAGTAAACAACAAACCATTTATAAGCTAAACTTTGTTTCACAGAAACCTGGCTAGCCTAACAGGCATAATTCTATGGGTTTTTTCCCTGGCATCACTTATACAAAGAAACATCATTACGCTGTAGGCTATGCAATGTCATAACATAGTATATTTGTTCATTGAAAATATTGGAGAAACATCTCTTAGTGAAATAccattcacaaaataaatatgtgtgaAAGGAGGGTAATGGGGTATTAGAAGTGATTTATGTACCTAAAAAGGTAATATGCAATACATATCAAATATTTCCCATTCTGAAAAGCCAACCTTTAAATGTATTATCATTATCAAAGTCT
It encodes the following:
- the LOC116888016 gene encoding E3 ubiquitin-protein ligase RING2-like; the protein is MSQSNHTKETQPERATSKHSSQELLGTPQKRTTNDLETVALQSDENNNFKCPICLDTLKNTRITKSCFHRFCKDCIITALRLGNKECPVCRRKLISKRSLNPDPQLDELISKMFPVCKEKNSSRQKRLGKRKYKTQPACSLIIKRGQEIMTTNSVQHREEQPIRTTSGLESNNDSLPSCSNTSTHSSDKAGPSNKRAKTSEFEHDSKHAIVTYDSVTDGTSELETRGEDDPAYTELPKTSGYFLLSQDIVNVGEQPTFTIRARLAAAVYAEVGLRDRRNKTQVVKVSSLTAPDGGCGGLEDRAIQFGAVCMVAV